From the Fusarium oxysporum Fo47 chromosome X, complete sequence genome, the window ACAGGAGGCTCTAAACTTGTAACAGTGCCCGGAAGCAATAGCAAGATCGACCCCAAGTCTTTGCGCGCTGCTGTTTGTCGGAAGGTCGGTGACGTCCATAGCGTCCAACCGTCTGTTCTCAGTATCAGTCAGCCTACCGAAACCGGTAGTGTCTACACAATCGCCGAACTCAAAGAGCTGTGTACTATAGCGAAAGATGCAGGCTTACGCGTGCACATGGATGGAGCGCGTTTTGCCAATGCATTAGTTCACCTTGAGGCATCTCCAGCTGAGATGACCTGGGAGGCCGGCGTTGACGTTCTCTCTTTTGGCTTGACCAAGAACGGCGCAATGACAGTCGACATAATCATCTCTTTCGACCCTACCTTGGCGTCTGAACTGGCCTTCCGCCAGAAGCGAGCTGGCCAGTTGGCCTCAAAAATGCGCTTTCACACGGCTCAGATTGAAGCCTACCTTGCGGAAGGATTATGGCTGCGAAATGCCCGTTATGCGAATGGTTTGGCTTTACGATTGGCCGCTGGCCTAAGGAGCGTTTCTGGACCGGAGGTTTTGCAAGATCCGGAAGCTAACATACTCTTCTGCCGCCTGGCTCCAGCCGTAATCAAGGAATTGCTTTGCCAGGGCTACCAGTTCTACCATGATCGCTGGGAGCCAGGATCAGTTCGCCTTGTGGCATCCTTTTCACATAGTCCAAGTAGTGTAGATGAGCTGGTTGCGGCTGTTGGATCATGTTACAGCAAACTGTTGTAGAATAGAACTGTTTTTCGGGAGGGTTATAGGTAGTCTTGGTTGTTTTTGCATCTTGACATTGCAATACATACAATTATACATCAGCTTTGAATTTATACACTCTCTCTGACCCTTGCATCTTTCTGTCAATTGAATAATTTGGTTAATAATTCTTACTCTGTCATTATCGATGAAGCCCTCAATGACTGAATGATCAATAGGCAGTTGTCAGCCCCGCCTCATGCCCACTACTCACCACACGCCCCAGGTCTCTACGCCCTACGCCATGTACCCCACGCCATACGCCTTGCGCCCTACGCCATGAACCAAAAAATGCAATTCGGCCGAAGCGGAACAATCGGAGCTGACTCATTTGTTGTACTTCGGCTCGAGCCTCTCAATGCAAAGGCTTCGTTACCCTCTTCCACTCGTTGCATCAGCTGTAGTCACGGCGCCTTAAGCCAAGCAACGCTGTTTGCTTCCTTCATCCTCTTTCTAGTTCTCTTTCAACTGCCCTCGTCGATTGACGTTGATCCGCAAAATGATTCCCAAGAAGGCTTCCTATGGTAAATGAATGCCCGAGATAAACTTCCCAGACTTTCCCCTCCCATTCTTTGCGGCACAAGATCAATGTTAACGTGCTCAAAAGTGACACTTGATGTCTTCACAACAAAAAGGTGATGCCAATAACCACAACACTATAGCTGCCCTAAGCTTTGAACCTAGATTACTGACTTTCTTGTTTCCGTCAGGTACAAGGGAAACCAAGTGGCTGTTgtccaagttcaagatgaTGCGCTACCGCCTGCAGACATGCAGATGATTGCACGCGAATTCAACTTCTCCGAAACCGTCTTTTTGCGCCGAAACACGGATGGAGCAGTGGCCATCAACATCTTTACTCCTGTGAACGAGATGGATTTTGCAGGCCATCCTGTCATCGGCACTGGCCATGTGCTATTTCGACAACTACTTCCTAGTCTCGCTGTGCACTCCTCAGAGGCCACCCTTTGGACAAACGCTGGGCCAGTTGTTGTGCGTTATGATCCGTCGCGAGAAACTGTGGCAGCCGACGTGCCGCATAACGTCCACATTCATTCCCGCCATACTAGTACACAAAGCATTCTCGACACCCAACCGAGCTTGAAGACCCAGGGATTGTCAACTGAACAGAGCTATCCATGCGTGTCTATTGTTAAGGGCGTCACCTACACCTTGGTCGACTTTACCAATCAGCCCAGCCTGTTCACCGCCATCTCCGCAGGCCCCAGTCAGCTTACAGAGCTTGACGAGGGATGGGCACCCTCTTTCACAGGAGTGATGTACTATAGAGTGCTGTCGGATCCTTATGACGAGAGTGGCAAGAAGGTCCAACATCTCAGAATTCGTATGATTGCAATCGGTCTCGAGGACCCCGCCTGCGGAAGCGGTTCATGTGCTCTGGGCGCATATCTCGCGCTTCAGCAGGGGGATTCGGGCGGTATGTATAGATTCTATCTTGATCAGGGACAGGAGATTGGCCGTGACAGCAGTATCATTGTCGACATTGTACTGGATGAGACTGGAGACAAAGTTACAAATATATCCCTCTCAGGGTCTGCAACTCCAGTAACTGAGGGCACGATATTGCTGCCCGAATAGAGCGGTCTGGAGGTCTATCTCGGGATTTTGCCATGCCGTGGCCGCTTTATTAAGATTCGAGTTGTGATTTTTTGATACAATATTGTACAGTTATAAGCAGCGACAGCTTTTTAATTCTCAACATGTTGTATGCTCGATTGCACTTATCCAAACACCTCGCCCCGTTTCATAATTCATAGTAGCGGGCCACGCCACTGTCACTAAACAGGCATGCGCCTCTTCCCAAAGTGTCAACCCTGTAACCCTTTTCCATGCATCTACATAGCCAGTAAAAGCTCTTTGGAGGCCATCCAGCAAGGGGTCATGGTTATTCGCTTGCTGTTTGGCAATGCTATACTCTCCAAGGAACGCTCGCCAAAGCCAAAAATCCGTAGAGTCATTGAGTCCCAAAGTGCTGACAGATTGGCTGAGATCTCGACTCAAGATCGAGAGAAACCTTCGCAAGAGACGAGCGTCGATGGCCTTGCCGCCGTTCCAGAGCTCCAGGACACTGTGCATATACAGGCTTGATGCAGCGCACATACCAGACCAAGAAGTGCTATACTTTGACGAGTGTGCTGATGAGAACATATCGTCGTGGAACAGAGATGAGAAATGGGAGCCGATAGTAGCGCAGAGAAGTCGAGAATCTGATCCCTCGATCCATTCCCAGCTTGGGTCGCATTTGTAACGGTCTTCCCTGACTGTCTGCGTTGAAGTTGTAACATGCTTCAGGCAATCTATTAGAGGTGATGCGTCGATGCTATGG encodes:
- a CDS encoding pyridoxal phosphate-dependent transferase; this encodes MGSLIPNPGRCFTSDNIAGASPEIVQAVVAAATGHVPPYGNDGITGAARQRLQEIFEGELDVFPVSSGTAANCIGLASLVKPWGSILCHPDSHINNDECGAPEAFTGGSKLVTVPGSNSKIDPKSLRAAVCRKVGDVHSVQPSVLSISQPTETGSVYTIAELKELCTIAKDAGLRVHMDGARFANALVHLEASPAEMTWEAGVDVLSFGLTKNGAMTVDIIISFDPTLASELAFRQKRAGQLASKMRFHTAQIEAYLAEGLWLRNARYANGLALRLAAGLRSVSGPEVLQDPEANILFCRLAPAVIKELLCQGYQFYHDRWEPGSVRLVASFSHSPSSVDELVAAVGSCYSKLL